The DNA sequence AAGAATAAATACGAgtccttatatatatataattatattaaatataattaattttataataaagTTTCAGTATAACACACACTCTCATTGGTTTAAACAGTGTGCTTTATGAGAGTAGAAAGAGCAGAGCAAAGtttctgaatttttctttagcaatattattattgaatttgGAGGAGTGTTTTCTCTATGATTTGGATACCTAATgaggaagaaaacaaatttttagcTGCTGTAGATCTTGAGAATGTCAATGTAACCAATAAAGTCGATACAGCAACTGTTGAAAAGGTCAACAGAAGCACcaaagtaaacaaacatggatTTGTGAACCAAAAGTCATCTATAAGCCTCCgaataatttctcaaggcCAATGCACATAGATCgttcctttgtattttaaggaTTTCTTCATGTTTCTTTGTGCAGAATGATTGTCAAccaactttttaatttctctgtCACTGGCTTCCACAAAAAGTATTCTTACATGGAAAGAAACCTTGAGAAATTATGTGGagggttaaaaaataaataaacccctgTCCGGCTTGCTGGTATGTTGGAAGATACCGTAATGCTCTCGCCTGAAAGATTTTCCTCAAAACTTCACAGTTAGCCTTGAAGCTTCACTTCTCagccaactgttcatttttcagacaatctttcagccttggACATTATCCTTGCATATGCCAGCCGCCAAAGGGGTTTATATACTATATAGATAttcacatatatatatatatatatatatataatatatatataaagaaactgtaaaCTTCTCTGTTGAATGAAGATATTAAAATCACGGAAAAACGAaagtcttccttttctttgcttttgcgCTACGCGTTTCACCGCTATTGCAGCGCTTCAGGCATGGCAAAGTGTCTTCGTTAACTTATTACATCAAAGATGAAACTCTAATCATATTACAATATTTATAGTGGCTCTTGCAAttcttgtaataataatatatatgtatacagtatatatgaaaattgaactaaTCAATAAGACATGAAGTGGTGGATATTTCCCTCACGCAGCTCGGCAAATATctaccactattcacctccacctcagtgaataattattgttaaattgtacagtatatatatattaattgaaaaaagGAGGAGTACTTGGTACAGCTATCGCCAGGGCTTcctcaaataattttttcagtgtGTGCACATATTTGTGCCCTTGAATTTGCTGCGACTGATATGTTTTTATTTGCGGCAACTACAATCAATTTGCTGCAACtagatgttttaatttgcagcaataATATTGTCCCTGTGGGCCACAGTAATAGTGTGACTTTGTGTTACAAAGTGATGGGATAATAAGACCATTGATTGATGGTTCAGAGTTTGTCCTCATTGAATCAAACATTTGGCATGTGAGGAATCTAGCTAATTGACTGAATGATCTATCTCTTCCTGAACGGACGTGCAACATACTCAAAAACTATTTCAATCTGAGCACAAGCTAGCTGAAATTACTAGAGGATCAAAACCTGCCCAAAGACAACAGAGTAATCGATTGCATGAAAGCCACGAAATTTGCATACTGCTAGGGCAACGGTGATTTGCAAAAGGATAACAGAATGTCAGATTTCTTGAATCCCAAGTCAAAGTAAAAAACTTCTAAAGTTTGAAgtatgatgaaaaataaaaaaaaaaaacatttccttAAGTATTTCATTAATGTTTTAAAACATACATTCCTTGGTATGGTTTCACTTGTTTAGCATTGTTTCATTGATCTACCCAGTAACTGGTTCTTCTTTGTAGTATCCAGATGCATTAGCATTTCTTTGAACATTTGCAAAGtaattctttcttctttgtagAATCAAAGATTGGTATTTTTCTGCAGGATTGTAACGCACTTCTTCTCTGCAGAATTTAAAGATTGGTAAATTTATCCAATATGTTTGCGacaattctttcttttcattgttgaaCAATACTTCTTTTGAATCTTTTCAGTAAACCTTTTctttaaagtccctgtcacccttatttttttctattttggacgaaaagttaagtcatcgatggatacaaattcaaaaaaaacatttaaaccttttacgtctttccatgggttttgatcgcaaaaagataaaaatctgagttttgaccgagcagaTCAAGGACTGGTGCCTATGACGTAGTACCAGTAACTTGTGCACTGCCTGCACACAACTTCTTTTTgtgtaatttgtttaatttttttttaattttattatttttaaaattttttttgtttaaatttgtttattatacgCGCAGGGTATAACGTAAATCCCTGTGTAAAAAAGgtgtatagtttaatttaattttggggctcacgatttaaagttacatccctgatgaagtctgtttgatcagaggaaaccggtcggataataaacaaagttaacaagatcagcaacttgatgttctttgaagAGTCTGATCAACCGCGCaccgatggctcagttggttgagcatcgggttgtcacgcgggaggtcgtgagtttgACTCCGGCTGGACCTCAGGGTCtcaaaataactgagaaataagtgctacctttgcaattacattagcaaatggttagactttcaagtcttctcggagaaggactataaaccgtaggccctgtctcacagtaccttccatgtttaaaatgcCCACATGTAACGTTAAAGAAcgcacacactattcgaaaagagtagggcatgaagttcccggtgttgtgttgtggctgtccttctctctaacaaatgtggccggcttggcggtgatgttctaaaaaggcttgtggtgtatggggccacgtacgcaaaaacagccacaagtcaaagaggaactttgccgagtgctagataatgtaaaataacgtttgagcAATTCCCAGCTGCACATCTATTGGGCATACTCAAAAACCGATCgcgaaaaacaaccaaaataaactataatatttactataacttcgggactctgctatgcttaagcacttgattgaAGACGAGTTACTGCTACTATATCATCACCCCAGGacctcaagatactaatttgctcggtcaaaaaTGCAAAGGCATCTCAAAAGCACATATATCGTACATTTTAcgtctcaaaaaaacatgaaagactgcaaaaaatcgagtcattttaaaatattatgattagtaaaggcttctacttttcttctaaaatagaaaaaaataagggtgacagcAACAGGTTCCATACTGTAACACACATGATGATCATGTGTATAACCTTGAAATCAACATACAACATGACTACAATACTATACCATACCAGAGCTTGAGATAACAACTTAGTGCCGCTTACCAGCAGCTCAAAAGCTACATAGCACACATAGCACatgtcaaaacaaacaaaaatggccGGAAGCACATTCCCTTGCTTGCTAACTTAGCTAATTGGCAAAGACCGCTGATGCTTACCGTAAAcctccatgtataagccgcactttttttcacaaaattgaagccaaaaatcgaaggtgcggcttatctatggATACATCAAAAACTTAATcaatattcataaaacttcttaaggtgccgagaaagaaacataaaagaaactgagaggATGTTGCTGTACCACAAAATTCACGAGTACTCGCGAggtaaatggccaactgtttcgttgttttttactaCCTTTATGGCAAATTCGTCGACTGAGTTATCAGCTTCCTGTTCTGGATGAAGATTTTAGCCTGTTGCGGGTTTCCAGACATATTTATGTCATAGTGGTGTGAGAGTGCATATTTCATGGCACACGTGGGCCCTGGGGCCGATAAGGCCGAGCATTGCGCATACATGACGTGGTTTTGTATGGCGTGTTTATGTTGAGTTTCGTTCGCCGTTTTTGGGTTTTTCATCCCGCTTTATTGTCGTCTCCTTAAGATGTTTAGCCGCCAGGATGTTTAGCTGATTAATTTTTCAGTCGGGAATACGATAAGAACACAATTTAATGTTCCACGATGAAAGTACACGTAGTAAGGATGCAAATTAATCAGCTAAACATCCTGGCGGCTAAACATCTTAAGGACACGACAATAAAGCGGGATGAAAAACCCAAAAACGGCGAACGAAACTCAACATAAACACGCCATACAAAACCACGTCATGTATGCGCAATGCTCGGCCTTATCGGCCCCAGGGCCCATGTGTGCCATGAAATATGCACTCTCACAGTGGTATTCCCAAACAGCTTTCGATGGCCGATAGCCAGGCCAGGCTCAGGCCCAGACTCCTCCCAAAATTTAAAGTgtagcttgtttgttttttcaatgccGAAGGCTTCAACTTTATGGCGTGTTTCGAAGTGattatcttgaaaaatcggatcgaaagagcattttaagttaaattccaatgaaaaagaaggtacgaaaaatgacatttttctttctttagacTTGATTAGTGTGAAAGATAGCCAAAACTTCTATGTTGGTGTTTCAAAACCTTGATTGTCTGTCCTTGGTTGTTTGGAGCAATACAACTTAAATGAAACTTCaaattgtgttgtttttattttttttgcaaattctGCACTTCGAAATCAGGGGTGTGGCTTATCTATGGATGTGGCTTATACACGGACGTTTAcggtaataatttattagtgtGGTACTGCAGTAACACACATTTGCTACTCAATTTATTCCCTTGAATATCCTTTTCTTCATCAAATCTGGCAGCTTGTAGTAGCTAATTTGGCTAGGAGTTTCAAAGCTTTTATTGCTTTCAAACGATAGAATTCTTGGACCCACCTGTTCCGGAAATGCTCTACAAGTTAATTTTAGTGTGGGTCTACTACCAATGGTGTGGGCATTTGTATGTGAGACATGCGATTACTGCATCATACTTTCCAAAATTTCCTTTATAAAACACAGCACCCTCAATTTCATGACCTACAACAAGCATGTGATTCTCATGCTGTCCTGCTGACTTCCCCATTTGGCAGCCAAAACAGCAACCAAGAAAAACAGTCCCATGGAGCCCCAACTAAAAAGTCACTGGCACACTGATAAATGAACAATACTGTAAAGGATCGAAAACACTTATATATACTGTTCACAGACTATATTGCAAATGAAAGCGTTAGCCTcacattatttcattttaaactgtAACTGGCAAGAAACAGAATCCCCTAATATTGGAGCTTCAGTATGTAAACAGATGGATGGTAGAAAAAATTTAACCAAAAAGCTATCATATCCCCATGACTCTATCACTTACCCCTCCACTTGCTACCATTGCAGCATCCAAAgacaacaaacaataataattgtgaaattaaaaataattattattattactttcacTGTTATTAAATTTCTTTGCTATTACTGAAAACAGAGCATGTCCAAATTTGCAAAGGCCACATAGAACAGACTGGCATGAGTATGCACAAGTATTGATACTGCGAAGTAGTATTATACCCCATTCACATCAATGTGttaaacatgtttaaaagTGGTTTAAGAAAACAAGATTAAAAATTAGTTGGTTAATATTGTGCGCACCTCGCAACTTAACAAGATAAAAACCtttttgattaaaatatgTTAGCAAGGTGGtttcaaatttctcttctcaaaatgactgcaaaacGTAATCGACAAAGTTGATGAAGCTAAATCTGGTTTAATTAACCTACTTTAGTTGGTGTGAATGGGGTATTATTTAACATAGGATAAGCTCAGTAATACCTGGACTGTCAGGCTACTATGAATAAAGTCCATTAGGCCTGTTGTTTCCAAAGTAATAAAGCTGACCAACAGGACCCTTTAGTCATTTCACATCTCCATTTCTAAGAAATTTACCAAACTGAATATAAAGAATGATAATTACACACCTTCTTCACCTGTGGTTGCATTCACTACCTCACTTGCCTCACTTTGGCCAATTTCATTAACTGCAAACACCCTCAGATAGTACTTTGTAAAAGGATGAAGGTCTTTGAGGGTAACATTGGTGACAACACCAGGCACTGTACAAGAACTATCGTTGAATGATCCTTCACAACTGACATCTTCTAAGGTTTGGTTACCCTGGGTGATATTCACTTTGTATGAAATGATTTCACTGTTTCCATCAAAACCAGCTGACCAGGAAATTGTTAAGGTCCTTGATGTAGTATTAGATATCAACAGATTATGCGGTGGGTCTGGCTTAACTGTTGGGTTGaacagaaaataataattataatgtaAAAAATTACCTCCTTTAACACTTTCACACATTGAAATTCTAGTCTGTATCAAGCCATTTAGTAAAATCAAACTAAACTACCAGTCATGACAAATATATCTACAACactaaagaaagaagaaggaCATATAAGCCTAAAGAAGGAGATAAACTCTGTACAACAGTGGTGTTTGAGTAAAATGATAACACTTCCCAAATAGAGAAATCAATGAAAACATGCAAGTGCAGCGCTCCAAGCTGCGACCGTTTTGGTCGCCATGGCgagtggaaaaaatatttggcgACTAAAATTCTGACGAAAGTCGCCAATTGGCATGAATAACTACGAAAGTGCTGTTTTTAGCACCTTCAATGAAAAGAGATAAAACGTGGCAATCTTAAAGGTTTTCCTTGAACAgtgattgcaaaaaaaaaaatggtaaaaatGAGCTGTCTTTCTATTTTCGTGAAATTTGTCATACAAATGGGATAAACAAATAAACCCAGAAAATTGGCTTCTTGTTCACCGTTGTTGGTCAACGCTGGCCTCAGTCACGCATTGTGAAAAGTGtcacgaaaaaaaagaaaacaagataaATCCATACAGGCTTATTGTGGTTTAAGTTTTATAGGTCGCATTATTTTGCGCGCGAAAGCTATCCAATCAGAAGTTCTATAAGAGTTTGCCTGGATCCATGAAAGAACTTGAATAAATCAAAACTGAGCTCAGTCTTTCTTGCTTGTAATGATGGGCGACTTCAAGAAGATTTTCAAGACACTGAAAGACCTTTTGGTCAGTGAAGATTCCTTAGCAACTAAAAGAGTTATTGACTTGCAGGAAGAGCATGAGCAAATCCTCCGTGCCGAATTGCAAAGTGCTCCGAAAGTAAATATATCAAAGCTTTCTAAAGATACGCTAGGGACATCTTTAATACCTGAAGAACAACGTGGCCTTAGAGCTGTGAAAGTTTCTGGGGATGGGAATTGTCTTTACAATTCGGCATCAATTTTCATTAAGGGAGGTGAGACACTTAATGGAACCCTACGGGTATTAACTGCGTgtgaactttatttaaatgcCGAATTCTATGCAAATCACGCAAAGATCTATCAGGCAAGTGGAGATTCGTCATATTCTGAGAAAACACTGTTTACATTGATGCTTACAGCAGCAGGTGAGAATGAGTGGCAGGTTTCCAGTAGTAAAGTTAAAGCTGTAAAAGCTGAGGCTGCAGGTACCTCCGAAGACAAAGTTTGGAGCGGTCTTGTACATCTTATGGGACTAGCAACAGTGATTAAAAGGCCAATTCTTTCAGTCTACCCAGATGCAAACCTCGCCTTAAGACTGTTAATGCATGGTTTAATACATCCTCGTCTGTGCTCTCCCGCTGATGTCTCTCCAGTACACATTATGTGGTCGAGAGATGGCAATCTTGACAATCGTCCTGGTGCAGTCTTTCAGCCCAATCATTTTGTTCCTCTGGTGTGCAGAGATGATAGTGAAATGCCTTCTGTAACGAAGTCCAGTCAAGTGGAAAAGGTTCCACTAATGACCCAATTTTTTTCACGAAAACCCGACTTGACATGTGAAGTGAAATTAGGCACCAAACGGCTCGCTACAACTGAACATGGTGCTGGAATAGAGATTCAAAAGCATCCCCGTGCTGCCTCTGTTCATACCCGAAAATTCAACCCCAGCTGGCAAAAAGAATTTGCATGGTTAAAATTTGACTCTGAACAAAACCTGTTGTATTGCTCATTTTGTAAGGAGGCTGGTGCGGAAATCGCTGGTCAGACAGACTTAGTCACTGGCTCAACATCGTTCAAAAAGGAAACACTAACCATACATGGGGCAAGTAATCATCACAGGCGTGCACGAGACTACGTTATTAGTAAGGTGAAACCCACATCGGAAGGTCCCTTGAGTAAAGTATTCCAGAAAATAGTGAGTCAGAATGACAAGGACACACGAGCAGAGATGGCTATCAAAATGAACACAGCATATTTTATTGCAAAGGAGGAGCTCCCGTTCACAAAATATGCAGGACTACTACAGCTGCAGAAAAAGAATGCTTTGGATGTTGGTTTGACGTATGCAAACGATATGAAATGTGCCGAAACGACTGAAATTATTGGAAAACATTTAGCTGACGACCTTTccataaagttgaaaaatgcCCACTTTATCTCTGTTCTAATAGATGGGGCATCAGATGTTTCAGGGACTGAAAACGAGACCATACACTGTAAGATGGTAGAGAATGGCCGAGCAGTTACTCGACTTGTTGGACACAAAGCTGTTGAAAACACAGATGCCACAGGTAAAAATTGCAATTGGGTTGTTTACCTTCCTCAGTAAATTGTTATTTCTAATCACAATGAAACAACACCACCGACCGAAAAACCCCATTTTTTTATATGTGAATCTCTTCTTGTTATTGGGACTGCCTcgatattattgtttttttttttttaataatcaCAGTTGCAGCTAGCAGGTTAAATTTATGCCTTGTTAACAATACGTCAGGTTAACCTAGTAACAATATAGATATAAAGTAGTTAAAAGAATAGAATTTGAGCACTCAAGTATTGTCATCTTTAATCAAACTACGTATTATCCAGGCAGTTGAATCAGCATTTAGCGATATAGAAGTCCCAAACTGGAAGGAAAAAGTGGTTGGATTTGGGGCAGATGGTGCATCGGTCAACTTGGGTCAAAAAGGAGGTGTTGCTGCAAAACTAAAACAGCATGTTCCCCATTTGCTTGAAGTCCACTGCTTTCCCCACCGCCTGGAACTTGCTCCTCTCAATATCAAATGAGATTGCAAACTTGCAAGTGAGGTTTACGATATCATGCATTTGGTCTGGAAGACATACCACTTCAGCCCGAAAAGCAAACGTGATTTGAAGACCCTGGGAAGTCAGCTTGGAATTGACGTGTTGCAGCCAACCCGAGTAAAAGGATCAAGATGGCTACCGCATGTCAGCAGAGCCCTTGATGTGTTCATCAAGCCAGTGAAGGATGGAGATCTTGTCAAAGATGAATCGCAGTATGCAGCTGTTCTACAACATATGGAACATTTGGCGTCCACGTCTCCTAAAGCAGAAATAAAAGGCAGAGCATTGAATGTTTCTCGGGCTATGAAAGAAGCTTCTTCTGTTGCgttttgccattttctggCAGACATGTTTCAGATTCTGGGTAAGCTGAGCCTGCATTTCCAGCGAAATGATTTAATACTTCCAAGCACCCTTTccattttaaaagaaacaattgcCAACATTAAGTACCTGGCGAAACAACCAATTTCGGGTGGGAGGATGGAAGCTCTCATTAAAAGCTTTGAAAATCAACAGTCTGACCCACCAATGTTTCAGGGGATTCAGCTTACACAGCCCAATGCTGGTCGATGTGCTTCCAGAATCCATTATAGCGACGCAGTTCAAACAAGCATCGATCAAGCAGTTCAGTTGTGCCTCCAAGGACTTGAAGACAAGTTTGGGTCATTGCTTCAGCTCACATCTCCCTCTAAGAAATATGCTGCAGTCCATGAAATCATCTCAGATCTAACTGTCTTCAACCATGATGCTTGGCCCACAGACATGGAAGTCCTCCTTAACTTTGGCAGAGAAAAGGTCAAGCACTTGATCAAATGGTTTCAAGCACCTCTTCTCTCCTCAGGTTGCGATGTGTCTGCTGTTCAGTCACAATGGCTCTCTTTAAAGGTTCTTGTCCACTCAAATTTCATGGACAAAGGGTACAATG is a window from the Acropora palmata chromosome 14, jaAcrPala1.3, whole genome shotgun sequence genome containing:
- the LOC141866622 gene encoding uncharacterized protein LOC141866622; the encoded protein is MGDFKKIFKTLKDLLVSEDSLATKRVIDLQEEHEQILRAELQSAPKVNISKLSKDTLGTSLIPEEQRGLRAVKVSGDGNCLYNSASIFIKGGETLNGTLRVLTACELYLNAEFYANHAKIYQASGDSSYSEKTLFTLMLTAAGENEWQVSSSKVKAVKAEAAGTSEDKVWSGLVHLMGLATVIKRPILSVYPDANLALRLLMHGLIHPRLCSPADVSPVHIMWSRDGNLDNRPGAVFQPNHFVPLVCRDDSEMPSVTKSSQVEKVPLMTQFFSRKPDLTCEVKLGTKRLATTEHGAGIEIQKHPRAASVHTRKFNPSWQKEFAWLKFDSEQNLLYCSFCKEAGAEIAGQTDLVTGSTSFKKETLTIHGASNHHRRARDYVISKVKPTSEGPLSKVFQKIVSQNDKDTRAEMAIKMNTAYFIAKEELPFTKYAGLLQLQKKNALDVGLTYANDMKCAETTEIIGKHLADDLSIKLKNAHFISVLIDGASDVSGTENETIHCKMVENGRAVTRLVGHKAVENTDATGKNCNWVVYLPQ